The Raphanus sativus cultivar WK10039 unplaced genomic scaffold, ASM80110v3 Scaffold1926, whole genome shotgun sequence genome has a segment encoding these proteins:
- the LOC108816377 gene encoding uncharacterized protein LOC108816377, whose protein sequence is MPPRRARRGGAYLPIHISSSPDSSPPSTPAPLPTPSFEATPSGSSLESDPSEDSNEDIPVQMPMPMSPDPYYTDIEVDAVHDAADHHAAHAADHHAAHAAAAEDIPHVHAEAPPAAQPAPAPTDPAIVALLELMAEMVNLQHQALNAQRAQPAPVPTTSRPDFLKIVMLMKNLGTRHYRGGTDPFEADAWLQNLEGNFRATRCEDEFKKDVAVYYLEKDALSWWLCVDRYLGNVTTTWSDFREAFQRKYFPPEARDRLEAEFMALVQGDNSVRRYEAEFTRLRRYVHYGQEDEPMIIRKFLRGLSPDVRSRLEAVEFGRLSDLVERAVNVEEAIVAERASWSHSAEIRRQATQSQRPSPSMMHRGHRGRVVRGGRSGGHRQRTQTCFGCGRSGHIARDCPNGGQYRPAVPPSVTCFTCGERGHYATSCPRTHSTSSDAPRAPQAGASRPPLPFPIPPAKRQAISGRAYALELPGPSEPPKGPITGLFSYPIKCCVISLEINLIGALVYKKMLCKWLNY, encoded by the coding sequence ATGCCACCGAGACGAGCACGACGTGGTGGAGCTTATCTACCGATACATATTTCTTCATCTCCAGACTCTTCACCGCCATCTACTCCGGCACCACTTCCGACCCCTAGCTTTGAGGCTACACCTTCGGGCTCTAGCCTTGAGTCTGATCCATCTGAGGATTCAAATGAGGATATTCCAGTTCAGATGCCGATGCCTATGTCACCAGATCCTTACTACACAGATATAGAGGTTGATGCTGTTCATGATGCTGCTGACCATCATGCTGCCCATGCTGCTGATCATCATGCTGCTCATGCTGCTGCCGCAGAAGATATTCCACACGTCCATGCTGAAGCACCACCAGCAGCACAACCTGCGCCTGCGCCAACTGATCCAGCGATTGTGGCACTTTTAGAATTGATGGCGGAGATGGTAAACTTACAACATCAAGCTCTCAATGCACAGCGTGCGCAGCCAGCTCCGGTACCTACCACTTCACGTCCGGACTTTTTGAAGATTGTTATGCTCATGAAGAACTTGGGTACTAGACACTACCGAGGAGGGACTGATCCGTTCGAGGCTGATGCATGGTTACAGAACCTTGAGGGAAACTTCCGCGCAACTCGCTGTGAGGATGAGttcaagaaagatgtggctgTGTACTACTTGGAGAAGGATGCATTGAGCTGGTGGTTGTGTGTAGACCGCTACCTAGGTAATGTGACAACTACTTGGTCAGACTTTCGTGAAGCATTTCAGCGGAAGTATTTTCCACCAGAGGCTAGGGATCGTCTTGAGGCTGAATTCATGGCGTTGGTACAAGGAGATAATTCTGTTAGGAGGTACGAGGCAGAGTTCACTCGCCTCAGGCGCTATGTTCACTACGGCCAGGAGGATGAGCCTATGATCATCAGGAAGTTCCTTCGGGGACTTAGTCCAGACGTTAGGAGCCGTCTTGAAGCTGTTGAGTTTGGTAGACTTTCTGACTTGGTGGAGCGAGCAGTGAATGTGGAGGAAGCTATCGTCGCTGAGAGGGCATCGTGGAGTCATTCTGCAGAAATACGACGTCAGGCTACACAGAGTCAGCGCCCGTCTCCATCCATGATGCATCGAGGTCATAGAGGCAGAGTAGTTCGTGGAGGACGTTCAGGAGGACACCGTCAAAGAACTCAGACTTGTTTTGGTTGTGGCCGTAGCGGCCATATAGCTAGAGATTGTCCGAATGGAGGACAATACAGGCCGGCGGTACCACCCAGTGTTACTTGCTTCACATGTGGAGAGCGAGGACATTATGCGACGTCATGTCCCCGTACTCATTCTACATCTTCAGATGCACCACGAGCCCCACAAGCTGGAGCGTCTCGTCCCCCATTACCCTTTCCCATACCTCCAGCGAAGCGTCAGGCCATTTCTGGTAGGGCCTATGCCTTAGAGTTACCTGGACCATCGGAACCGCCGAAGGGTCCTATCACAGGTTTGTTTTCTTATCCTATTAAGTGTTGTGTGATTTCTTTAGAAATAAATTTGATTGGTGCATTAGTGTATAAAAAAATGCTATGTAAATGGTTGAATTATTAA